A part of Myxococcus landrumus genomic DNA contains:
- a CDS encoding protein kinase domain-containing protein, with protein sequence MAGGFQFVDATPEEPRSGRRLGNRFELSQRLKTSRGIATWDGVDLHTGEHVAIKVTSTTTLIPAARHRLEHEAEVLARLDSPFILPARHVGTSGEWLYLVTPWLRGETLEARLSRGALGVPEALVLGRDLLSALAEVHRHGVLHRDVKPSNLIVSGEPLSHATLIDFGLARSERLDPSSKNLPVGTARYLSPEQSGLLHRPVEATSDLYSAGVVLFEALFGGPAFSGDSVGEVLRQHLIARPRLRALGVDVPRALEELISRLLQTDPSDRYQSARSVLADLMELEDALGHGQPEPALVTGARDTRHSLTEPSFVGRNLELATLEQELEATRTDPGRLVLVEAESGGGKSRLLEEFAARATRSHAWVLQGQAQDQVARHPFHLVTSVATTLTPVLQSRPELARAVRDNLAGQETGVCSVLPQLAPLLCPNFRLPTRALGPESLGENRVIWALTELLSALGTQDAPAVVMLDDCQWADALTLRALETWSQARHQGRGRVLVVAAFRGEDLAPSHVLRRIVPTAHLRLNAFDAQDVTRLAESMAGALPPEALALVARLSSGNPFMANAVLHGLVEDEVLVPGATGWQVRKDALVQARSSRQAASLLVRRLRLLPLAARRMLSVGAVLGKSFERSRLEALSGATPEEVSAALEEPRRRHMLWEEGTRYTFVHDKLREVLLDMLTAQQRRDLHRLAASSAEKQLPLDPFELAYHFDAAGEEAQALPHALMAAEQARNRFGLESAELNYRIAERGAAGADPGTRFRIASGLGQVLMLRGQYTESRQQLERALSLARDRMERARVLGRMGELAFKRGDFVEAIAALEQGLKLMGRWVPGRGLPTRAGAAWEVLTQVAHTVAPRWFLARRALREGEQDLLAVRIYSRLAYGYWYRRAQEAVLWAHLREMNLAERYPSTPELAQAYSEHSPAMCTLPWFRRAFVYAEKSLTLRQEQDDVWGQGQSLHFYGLACYGASRFHECIDKCTQAIQLLDRTGDPWEVNNAAFHIALSLYRLGRLRESLETSQRLHASAIARGDRYSLRLGLEAWAKASDGKIPDTLLADELSNPDPADPHSHSGVLQAEALVRMRRGDFAGAVELLERAARLVSRPHPRHDFLAPILPLLATARRKLAEATSPLAAARREALLKQAEDTARRAHSLARAYRNNLPRALRERGLVAALRGHPRRARRWLEQSLQVAEAQQMRHERALTLKARGELGQALGLPDAAEDLASATRELEELESGLSPEVATPGGTRTLSMVDLFPRVLEAGRRLASALSCEAVFEAARESMRELLRAEDCVVVDPRQLSTDEDAARLGLSRGAISRALESGHITALGQGLPGGVSESMELLGVRSLLCAPIQVRGKTVACVVATHRQVDALFGEPEERLAAFVTVLAGAALENAENFARIAALSEEQGRLYRAEQEAVRLRDDFLSIAAHELKTPLTSLQLHLQGLRSQATTDTPLPKERLSARLESANAQTQRLGRLVNDLLDISRISQGQLDVALSPVDLVALMRGQLERSRESFVHAGCPVRFDAPDHPLIGQWDALRLEQVVANLLSNAMKYGAGRPIEISLREQEGLARLRVRDHGMGIAEEDLSRIFERFERAVSVRHYGGFGLGLWIAREIVRALGGTIQVESTPGQGATFTVTLPRSGPSSHLEEH encoded by the coding sequence ATGGCAGGGGGCTTCCAATTCGTCGACGCCACTCCGGAAGAGCCACGGTCCGGCCGCCGACTGGGCAACCGCTTCGAGCTCTCCCAGCGCCTCAAGACCAGCCGGGGAATCGCGACGTGGGACGGCGTGGACCTGCACACCGGCGAGCACGTCGCCATCAAGGTGACCTCCACCACCACGCTGATTCCAGCGGCACGACACCGGCTGGAGCACGAGGCGGAGGTGCTCGCCCGGCTCGACAGCCCGTTCATCCTTCCCGCGCGGCACGTGGGGACCTCGGGTGAATGGCTGTACCTGGTGACACCCTGGCTTCGGGGCGAGACGTTGGAGGCTCGCCTGTCGCGTGGCGCGCTCGGTGTCCCGGAGGCCCTTGTGCTGGGGCGAGACCTGCTGTCCGCGCTGGCCGAGGTCCATCGCCACGGCGTCCTCCACCGCGACGTGAAGCCCTCCAACCTCATCGTCTCCGGCGAGCCCCTCTCCCACGCCACGCTGATTGACTTTGGCCTCGCGCGAAGCGAGCGGCTGGACCCGTCCTCGAAGAACCTGCCGGTGGGCACCGCGCGCTACCTGTCGCCGGAGCAGTCCGGCCTGCTGCACCGGCCCGTGGAGGCCACGTCCGACCTGTACTCCGCGGGAGTCGTCCTCTTCGAGGCCCTCTTCGGAGGCCCCGCCTTCTCGGGCGACTCCGTGGGCGAGGTGCTGCGCCAGCACCTCATCGCGAGACCCCGACTGCGCGCCCTGGGCGTGGATGTCCCCCGCGCGCTCGAAGAGCTCATCTCCCGCCTGCTCCAGACGGACCCGTCGGACCGCTACCAGTCGGCCCGCTCCGTGCTCGCGGACCTGATGGAGCTGGAGGACGCACTCGGGCACGGACAGCCGGAGCCCGCGCTCGTCACGGGAGCCCGCGACACGCGGCACAGCCTCACCGAGCCGTCGTTTGTCGGCCGAAACCTGGAGCTGGCCACGCTGGAGCAGGAGCTGGAGGCGACGAGGACGGACCCCGGCCGGCTCGTGCTGGTGGAGGCCGAGTCCGGTGGAGGCAAGAGCCGCCTGCTGGAGGAGTTCGCGGCGCGAGCCACGCGGAGCCACGCCTGGGTCCTCCAAGGACAGGCCCAGGACCAGGTCGCGCGACATCCCTTCCACCTGGTCACGAGCGTGGCCACCACGCTCACGCCCGTCCTGCAATCCAGGCCCGAGCTCGCGCGGGCCGTGCGCGACAACCTCGCGGGACAGGAGACGGGCGTGTGCTCGGTGCTGCCGCAACTGGCGCCGCTGTTGTGTCCGAACTTCCGCCTGCCCACGCGAGCCCTGGGGCCCGAGTCGCTGGGAGAGAACCGGGTCATCTGGGCGCTCACCGAGCTGTTGAGTGCCCTGGGAACCCAGGACGCGCCCGCCGTCGTGATGCTGGATGACTGCCAATGGGCGGATGCACTGACGCTGCGCGCGCTGGAGACCTGGTCTCAAGCAAGGCACCAGGGCCGGGGGCGCGTCCTCGTGGTGGCGGCCTTCCGGGGCGAGGACCTCGCGCCGTCGCACGTGCTGCGCAGGATTGTGCCCACCGCGCACCTGCGGCTGAACGCCTTCGATGCCCAGGACGTCACGCGCCTCGCGGAGTCCATGGCCGGCGCGCTGCCTCCAGAGGCCCTCGCCCTGGTGGCGCGGTTGTCCTCGGGCAATCCGTTCATGGCGAACGCGGTGCTGCACGGGCTGGTGGAGGACGAGGTGTTGGTGCCGGGTGCCACGGGGTGGCAGGTGCGGAAGGACGCCCTGGTGCAAGCGCGCTCGTCGCGGCAGGCGGCTTCGCTGCTCGTGCGCCGCTTGCGCCTGCTGCCCCTCGCCGCGCGGCGGATGCTCTCGGTGGGCGCGGTGCTGGGCAAGTCCTTCGAGCGCTCCCGCCTGGAGGCGCTGTCGGGGGCCACCCCGGAGGAGGTGAGCGCGGCGCTGGAGGAGCCTCGGCGCCGGCACATGCTGTGGGAGGAAGGCACGCGCTACACCTTCGTCCACGACAAGCTGCGCGAGGTGTTGCTGGACATGCTGACCGCGCAGCAGCGGAGGGACTTGCACCGGCTGGCGGCGAGCTCGGCGGAGAAGCAGCTCCCGCTGGACCCGTTCGAGCTGGCCTATCACTTCGACGCCGCGGGAGAGGAAGCCCAGGCCCTGCCCCACGCGCTGATGGCCGCGGAGCAGGCGCGCAATCGCTTCGGCCTGGAGTCGGCGGAGCTGAACTACCGCATCGCCGAACGCGGCGCGGCGGGCGCGGACCCGGGCACCCGCTTTCGCATCGCATCGGGCCTGGGCCAGGTCCTCATGCTGCGAGGCCAGTACACCGAATCACGCCAACAGCTCGAGCGGGCCCTGTCGCTGGCGAGGGACCGCATGGAGCGGGCACGCGTCCTGGGGCGGATGGGGGAGCTCGCCTTCAAGCGCGGTGACTTCGTCGAGGCCATCGCCGCGTTGGAGCAGGGGCTGAAGCTGATGGGGCGCTGGGTGCCTGGACGAGGGCTGCCCACTCGCGCGGGCGCGGCCTGGGAGGTGCTGACGCAGGTGGCGCACACGGTGGCGCCGCGCTGGTTCCTCGCGCGCAGGGCGCTGAGAGAGGGAGAGCAGGACCTCCTGGCGGTGCGCATCTACAGCCGGCTGGCCTATGGCTACTGGTACCGGCGCGCGCAGGAGGCCGTGCTGTGGGCGCACTTGCGCGAGATGAACCTCGCGGAGCGATATCCCTCCACGCCCGAGCTGGCGCAGGCGTACTCGGAGCACTCGCCCGCGATGTGCACCCTGCCTTGGTTCCGCCGCGCCTTCGTCTACGCGGAGAAGTCCCTGACGCTGAGACAGGAGCAGGACGACGTCTGGGGCCAGGGCCAGTCGCTGCACTTCTATGGCCTCGCCTGCTACGGCGCCTCGCGCTTCCACGAGTGCATCGACAAGTGCACGCAGGCGATTCAACTGCTGGACCGCACCGGAGACCCCTGGGAGGTGAACAACGCCGCGTTCCACATCGCGCTGTCCCTCTACCGGTTGGGCCGGCTGCGCGAGTCGCTGGAGACCAGCCAGCGGCTGCACGCCTCGGCCATCGCGCGAGGAGACCGCTACTCGCTGCGCCTGGGGTTGGAGGCCTGGGCCAAGGCGTCGGACGGGAAGATTCCGGACACGCTGCTCGCGGACGAGCTGTCCAACCCCGACCCGGCGGACCCCCACAGCCACTCGGGGGTGCTCCAGGCCGAGGCCCTGGTGCGGATGCGCCGAGGTGACTTCGCGGGAGCCGTGGAGCTGCTGGAGCGCGCCGCGCGACTGGTCTCGCGCCCTCATCCACGCCACGACTTCCTGGCCCCCATCCTCCCGCTGCTCGCCACCGCGCGGCGAAAGCTCGCGGAGGCCACCTCCCCCCTGGCGGCCGCCCGTCGCGAGGCCCTGCTCAAACAGGCCGAGGACACGGCACGGCGCGCCCATTCGCTGGCGCGTGCCTACCGCAACAACCTGCCGCGAGCCTTGCGCGAGCGGGGCCTGGTGGCCGCCCTGCGAGGACACCCTCGGCGCGCGCGGCGCTGGCTGGAGCAGTCCCTGCAAGTGGCCGAGGCCCAGCAGATGCGGCACGAGCGCGCGCTGACGCTCAAGGCGCGCGGCGAGCTGGGTCAAGCGCTGGGCCTGCCCGACGCGGCGGAGGACCTGGCGTCGGCCACGCGTGAGCTGGAGGAGCTGGAGTCCGGACTCTCGCCCGAGGTGGCGACGCCCGGAGGCACCCGCACGCTCTCCATGGTGGACCTCTTCCCGCGCGTGCTGGAGGCGGGGCGTCGGCTGGCCTCCGCGCTGTCCTGCGAGGCGGTGTTCGAGGCCGCGCGCGAGTCGATGCGCGAGCTGCTGCGCGCCGAGGACTGCGTGGTGGTGGACCCGCGACAGCTCTCCACCGACGAGGACGCGGCACGCCTGGGCTTGAGCCGCGGCGCCATCTCCCGCGCGCTGGAGTCGGGCCACATCACCGCGCTGGGCCAGGGCCTCCCCGGTGGCGTGAGCGAGAGCATGGAGCTGCTCGGCGTGCGCTCCCTGCTCTGCGCCCCCATCCAGGTGCGAGGCAAGACGGTGGCTTGCGTGGTGGCCACGCATCGACAGGTGGACGCGTTGTTCGGCGAGCCCGAGGAGCGCCTGGCCGCGTTCGTCACAGTGCTGGCCGGAGCGGCGCTGGAGAACGCGGAGAACTTCGCGCGCATCGCCGCGCTCTCGGAGGAGCAGGGCCGCCTCTACCGCGCCGAGCAGGAAGCGGTGCGCCTGCGCGACGACTTCCTCTCCATCGCCGCGCACGAGCTGAAGACGCCCCTCACCTCGCTCCAGCTTCACCTCCAGGGACTCCGGTCCCAGGCCACCACCGACACGCCCCTGCCGAAGGAGAGGCTCTCCGCCCGACTGGAGTCCGCCAACGCGCAGACCCAGCGGCTGGGGCGGCTGGTGAACGACCTCCTGGACATCTCCCGAATCTCCCAGGGGCAGTTGGACGTGGCGCTCTCCCCCGTGGACCTGGTGGCCCTGATGCGCGGTCAGCTCGAGCGGAGCCGGGAGTCCTTCGTCCACGCGGGCTGTCCGGTGCGCTTCGATGCGCCCGACCACCCGCTCATCGGCCAGTGGGATGCCCTGCGACTGGAGCAGGTGGTGGCGAACCTGCTGTCCAACGCGATGAAGTACGGCGCGGGCCGGCCCATCGAAATCTCCCTGAGAGAGCAGGAGGGGCTCGCGCGGCTGCGGGTGCGAGACCACGGCATGGGCATCGCCGAGGAGGACCTGTCGCGCATCTTCGAGCGCTTCGAGCGCGCCGTGTCCGTGCGCCACTACGGCGGCTTCGGCCTGGGCCTGTGGATTGCCCGCGAAATCGTGCGGGCCCTGGGGGGCACCATCCAGGTGGAGAGCACCCCGGGGCAGGGCGCCACCTTCACCGTCACCCTGCCCCGCTCGGGCCCCTCCTCACATCTGGAGGAGCATTAA
- a CDS encoding fumarylacetoacetate hydrolase family protein → MKLATLKDGTRDGRLIVVKRDNTAYALATNVALTLQAALDDWDAKEPQLRALAAQLEAGTVQSRPLDMKALHAPLPRAYEWIDGSAYINHVILVRKARNAEPPATLKTDPLVYQGGSGDFLAPTADIPLADEAWGLDFESEVCAILGDTPQGTKAADAAKHVKLLMLANDVSLRNLIPDELAKGFGFFQSKPATAFSPIAVTPDELGGAWREGRIHLRLRSVLNGVQVGDTDAGPEMHFSFFDLIQHLCKTRSYTAGTILGSGTVSNVDRARGISCLAEQRMIETIEEGKPRTPFMKHGDTIDIEMTGEDGQSVFGRISQKVVKGP, encoded by the coding sequence TTGAAGCTCGCGACGCTCAAGGATGGAACCCGTGACGGGCGGCTCATCGTCGTCAAGCGGGACAACACGGCCTATGCGCTGGCCACCAACGTAGCGCTGACGCTCCAGGCCGCGCTGGATGACTGGGACGCGAAGGAGCCGCAGCTGCGCGCGCTCGCCGCCCAGCTCGAGGCGGGCACGGTGCAGAGCCGTCCGCTGGACATGAAGGCCCTGCATGCGCCGCTGCCGCGCGCCTACGAGTGGATTGACGGCAGCGCCTACATCAACCACGTCATCCTGGTGCGCAAGGCGCGCAACGCGGAGCCGCCGGCCACGCTCAAGACGGACCCGCTCGTCTACCAGGGCGGCTCGGGCGACTTCCTGGCCCCCACCGCGGACATCCCGCTGGCGGATGAGGCGTGGGGCCTGGACTTCGAGAGCGAGGTCTGCGCCATCCTGGGCGACACGCCCCAGGGCACGAAGGCCGCGGATGCCGCGAAGCACGTCAAGCTGCTGATGCTGGCCAACGACGTCTCGCTGCGCAACCTCATCCCGGACGAGCTGGCCAAGGGCTTTGGCTTCTTCCAGAGCAAGCCCGCCACGGCCTTCAGCCCCATCGCGGTGACGCCGGACGAGCTGGGCGGCGCCTGGCGCGAGGGCCGCATCCACCTGCGGCTGCGCTCGGTGCTCAACGGCGTGCAGGTGGGTGACACCGACGCGGGGCCGGAGATGCACTTCTCCTTCTTCGACCTCATCCAGCACCTGTGCAAGACGCGCAGCTACACGGCGGGCACCATCCTGGGCAGCGGCACGGTGTCCAACGTGGACCGCGCCCGGGGCATCTCCTGCCTCGCCGAGCAGCGGATGATTGAGACGATTGAAGAGGGCAAGCCGCGCACGCCCTTCATGAAGCACGGCGACACCATCGACATCGAGATGACGGGCGAGGACGGACAGAGCGTCTTCGGCCGCATCTCGCAGAAGGTGGTGAAGGGACCATGA
- the maiA gene encoding maleylacetoacetate isomerase — MKALRLHSYWRSSASWRVRLGLNLKGLPYEYAAVHLLKDGGQQNSAEYRAVNPMRTVPTLEWTEADGTELRLSQSIAILEFLEERVPSPALLPKDAYLRARVRMVAEAVNSGMQPLQNLAVLQRIKSELNGDEKAWAAHWNVRGLEALESLVKPTAGRYCVGDAVTLADVCLVPQLYGARRFAVDVSPYPTLLRIEAACMELPAFQAAHADRQPDAVPA, encoded by the coding sequence ATGAAGGCGCTGCGCCTGCACAGCTACTGGCGCTCCTCCGCCTCCTGGCGGGTGCGCCTGGGGTTGAACCTCAAGGGCCTGCCCTATGAGTACGCCGCGGTGCACCTGCTGAAGGACGGCGGCCAGCAGAACTCGGCCGAGTACCGCGCCGTCAATCCCATGCGGACGGTGCCCACGCTGGAGTGGACGGAGGCGGACGGCACCGAGCTGCGCCTGTCCCAGTCCATCGCCATCCTCGAGTTCCTGGAGGAGCGCGTCCCCTCGCCCGCGCTGCTGCCGAAGGACGCGTACCTGCGCGCCCGCGTGCGGATGGTGGCGGAGGCGGTGAACTCCGGCATGCAGCCCTTGCAGAACCTGGCGGTCCTCCAGCGCATCAAGAGCGAGCTGAACGGCGATGAGAAGGCGTGGGCCGCGCACTGGAACGTGCGGGGCCTGGAGGCGCTGGAGTCGCTGGTGAAGCCCACCGCGGGCCGCTACTGCGTGGGCGACGCGGTGACGCTGGCGGATGTCTGCCTGGTGCCGCAGCTCTACGGCGCGCGGCGCTTCGCCGTGGACGTGTCGCCGTACCCCACGCTGCTGCGCATCGAGGCGGCATGCATGGAGCTGCCCGCGTTCCAGGCGGCGCATGCGGACCGACAGCCCGACGCGGTTCCGGCCTGA
- a CDS encoding OsmC family protein, translated as MTPQDTTLLAAAVVESQDGYAQAIRTGKHHFQSDEPSSLGGTDQGPAPYQLLMGSLGACTAITLKMYAARKGWDLGPLTVKLKLFREKDHTERVERVLSCGPSVSEEQRARLLDIAAKTPVTLTLSRALRIETTFAPPSP; from the coding sequence ATGACTCCTCAGGACACCACGCTGCTCGCCGCGGCCGTCGTCGAGAGCCAGGACGGCTACGCCCAGGCGATTCGCACCGGCAAGCACCACTTCCAGTCGGATGAGCCCTCGTCGCTGGGCGGTACAGACCAGGGCCCCGCGCCCTATCAGCTCCTGATGGGCTCGCTGGGCGCGTGCACCGCCATCACCTTGAAGATGTACGCGGCGCGCAAGGGCTGGGACCTGGGCCCGCTCACGGTGAAGCTCAAGCTCTTCCGCGAGAAGGACCACACCGAGCGCGTGGAGCGAGTGCTCTCCTGCGGCCCCTCCGTGAGCGAGGAGCAGCGCGCGCGCCTGCTCGACATCGCCGCGAAGACGCCCGTGACGCTCACGCTCTCACGGGCCCTGCGCATCGAGACGACCTTCGCGCCGCCCTCGCCCTGA
- the chrA gene encoding chromate efflux transporter: MAHPESSNTASSSRTAALRELALLFLRLGATAFGGPAAHIAMMEDEVVRRRRWLTRDEFVDLLGAANLIPGPNSTELAIHIGHRRAGWPGLVVAGTCFILPAFFIVAGIAWVYSRFGNVPDVSALLYGVKAVIIAVVLQALWGLSRTVVKTWREALVGAGVATAAFLGVNELLLLLLAGVGVFAWRGVGRGGARSSVGVLAPWVLPLGAASVGVPFSQQGLFLFFLKVGSVLYGSGYVLLAFLRSDLVERWGWLTQAQLLDAVAVGQVTPGPVFTTATFIGYVLGGMTGAVVATVGIFLPAFVFVALSGPLVPRLRRSWAAGAFLDGVNVASLALMAVVTWQLGRAAVVDAWTVGMAAVSAVLLIRYRVNSAWLVLGGGAMGWLVVEVLSSR; this comes from the coding sequence ATGGCGCATCCGGAGTCCTCGAACACCGCCTCTTCCTCCCGCACCGCCGCGCTCCGGGAGCTGGCGCTCTTGTTCCTGCGCCTGGGGGCCACGGCGTTTGGTGGCCCCGCGGCCCACATCGCGATGATGGAAGACGAGGTGGTGCGACGGCGCCGCTGGCTGACGCGTGACGAGTTCGTGGACCTGCTCGGCGCGGCCAACCTCATCCCCGGGCCCAACTCCACGGAGCTGGCCATCCACATCGGCCATCGGCGCGCGGGGTGGCCGGGGCTGGTGGTCGCGGGCACCTGCTTCATCCTCCCCGCCTTCTTCATCGTCGCGGGTATCGCCTGGGTCTACTCCCGCTTCGGCAACGTGCCGGATGTGAGCGCGCTGCTGTACGGCGTGAAGGCGGTCATCATCGCCGTGGTGCTGCAAGCCCTGTGGGGACTGTCGCGCACGGTGGTGAAGACGTGGCGGGAGGCGCTCGTGGGGGCAGGCGTCGCGACGGCGGCGTTCCTCGGCGTCAACGAGCTGCTGCTCCTGCTGCTCGCCGGGGTGGGCGTGTTCGCGTGGCGCGGAGTCGGGCGCGGAGGCGCCAGGTCTTCGGTCGGGGTGCTCGCTCCGTGGGTGCTGCCGCTCGGGGCCGCCTCGGTGGGGGTGCCCTTCTCGCAGCAGGGCCTGTTCCTCTTCTTCCTGAAGGTGGGCTCGGTGCTGTACGGCAGCGGCTACGTGCTGCTGGCGTTCCTGCGCTCGGACCTGGTGGAGCGGTGGGGCTGGCTCACGCAGGCGCAGCTCCTGGACGCGGTGGCGGTGGGGCAGGTGACGCCCGGGCCGGTGTTCACCACGGCCACGTTCATCGGCTACGTGCTGGGCGGGATGACGGGCGCGGTGGTGGCCACGGTGGGCATCTTCCTGCCGGCCTTCGTCTTCGTGGCGCTCAGTGGTCCGCTGGTGCCGCGCCTGCGTCGCTCGTGGGCGGCGGGGGCCTTCCTCGATGGCGTCAACGTGGCCTCGCTCGCGCTGATGGCCGTGGTGACGTGGCAGCTCGGGCGCGCGGCGGTGGTGGACGCGTGGACGGTGGGGATGGCGGCCGTGTCCGCGGTGCTGCTCATCCGCTACCGCGTCAACTCCGCCTGGCTCGTGCTGGGCGGAGGCGCCATGGGGTGGCTGGTGGTGGAGGTGCTCAGTTCGCGGTGA
- a CDS encoding fused MFS/spermidine synthase, whose translation MKPSSLTWLAFLAGATVMASEMMASRLVAPYFGSSMPVWGALLSLVLGGLLVGAHLGGRLADPSGRLEPLRKALCLAALFLALLPFLAQALLPDATTAVMMGRPLEAMGRVTLVVMVAVPPLMALGAVGPFLWKVGGMEDVEEEPARGFSASMLGSLAGALLAAFVVLPWLGTTHAMACFAGALGLAAAKGLGWPWRLVAVGVPVVALLVAGLPSTKEARARELDEPPRTPIHVLESPLGLHGGDIAVRLLEQQGVSSSHRLTLATPRPARPSTGTRP comes from the coding sequence ATGAAGCCCTCGTCCTTGACGTGGTTGGCCTTCCTCGCCGGAGCCACGGTGATGGCCTCGGAGATGATGGCTTCCCGCCTGGTGGCGCCCTATTTCGGGAGCAGCATGCCGGTGTGGGGGGCCCTCCTCTCCCTGGTGCTGGGCGGACTGCTGGTGGGGGCGCACCTGGGAGGACGGCTGGCGGACCCGTCCGGACGCCTGGAGCCGCTGCGCAAGGCGCTGTGTCTGGCCGCGTTGTTCCTCGCCCTCCTCCCCTTCCTCGCGCAGGCGCTGCTGCCGGATGCCACCACGGCGGTGATGATGGGGCGGCCCCTGGAGGCCATGGGGCGCGTGACGCTGGTGGTGATGGTGGCGGTGCCGCCGCTGATGGCGCTGGGGGCGGTGGGACCGTTCCTGTGGAAGGTGGGCGGGATGGAGGACGTGGAGGAGGAGCCCGCGCGAGGCTTCTCCGCGTCGATGCTGGGGAGCCTCGCGGGGGCGCTGCTCGCGGCCTTCGTCGTGCTGCCGTGGCTGGGCACCACCCACGCCATGGCGTGCTTCGCGGGAGCGCTGGGGCTGGCGGCGGCGAAGGGCCTGGGCTGGCCGTGGCGCCTGGTGGCGGTGGGCGTGCCGGTGGTGGCGCTGCTGGTGGCGGGCCTGCCGTCGACGAAGGAGGCTCGCGCGAGGGAGCTGGACGAGCCGCCGCGAACACCCATCCATGTCCTGGAGTCTCCGCTGGGCCTGCACGGCGGAGACATCGCCGTGCGGCTCCTGGAGCAGCAGGGCGTGTCGTCTTCCCATCGGCTGACCCTCGCGACTCCGCGTCCGGCCCGGCCCTCGACTGGAACCCGTCCATGA
- the ygfZ gene encoding CAF17-like 4Fe-4S cluster assembly/insertion protein YgfZ encodes MEPLSLHFLHEEAGARFIDVGGREAVASHGNDADAYRAAREAVALHDASYREVLRMTGEDRVSFLHGMVTQEVNNLPAGSATYAAMLTAKGAMVADARILKREADLLLDTEPGFGPKVREFLEKYLISEDAELHEATGDHGILRLLGPRTGAVLAAALGGDFPPLAHQATRAATLAGQDVLLVGNTVLEPHGVDVWVPRAGLEAVWRALGQAGASQGLQPLGFETLELLRVEAGVPRYGQDMVATTIPLEANLTAAISYNKGCYIGQEVIARATFRGHMNRKLTGLLLGESAAAPGTELRLGEKKVGWLTSVVRSPTQEQYVALGYVHKDSLEPGTELTLAQGPATVKVAALPFQR; translated from the coding sequence ATGGAACCGCTGTCTCTGCATTTTCTTCACGAGGAAGCAGGGGCCCGCTTCATTGACGTGGGCGGCCGGGAAGCCGTGGCCAGCCACGGAAATGACGCGGACGCCTACCGGGCCGCTCGCGAGGCCGTGGCCCTCCACGACGCCTCCTACCGTGAGGTCCTCCGGATGACCGGTGAGGACAGGGTGTCCTTCCTACATGGAATGGTGACCCAGGAGGTGAACAACCTCCCCGCGGGCAGCGCCACGTACGCCGCCATGCTCACCGCCAAGGGGGCCATGGTGGCGGACGCCCGCATCCTCAAGCGGGAGGCCGACCTGCTCCTCGACACGGAGCCGGGCTTTGGCCCCAAGGTCCGGGAGTTCCTGGAGAAATACCTCATCTCCGAGGACGCCGAGCTGCACGAGGCGACAGGCGACCACGGCATCCTCCGGCTGCTGGGCCCTCGGACGGGGGCGGTGCTGGCCGCCGCCCTGGGGGGCGACTTCCCGCCCCTGGCCCACCAGGCCACCCGGGCGGCGACGCTCGCCGGGCAGGACGTGCTGCTCGTGGGAAACACGGTGCTGGAGCCCCACGGCGTCGACGTGTGGGTGCCGAGAGCGGGCCTGGAGGCCGTGTGGCGCGCCCTGGGTCAGGCCGGCGCCAGCCAGGGTCTCCAGCCGCTGGGCTTCGAGACGCTGGAGCTGCTGCGCGTCGAGGCGGGAGTCCCCCGGTACGGGCAGGACATGGTGGCCACCACCATTCCGCTGGAGGCCAACCTCACCGCGGCCATCTCCTACAACAAGGGGTGCTACATCGGGCAGGAGGTCATCGCCCGCGCCACCTTCCGCGGGCACATGAACCGCAAGCTGACGGGGCTCCTCTTGGGTGAGTCCGCCGCCGCGCCGGGCACGGAGCTGCGCCTGGGCGAGAAGAAGGTGGGCTGGCTCACCAGCGTGGTGCGCTCCCCCACGCAGGAGCAGTACGTGGCCCTGGGGTATGTGCACAAGGACTCGCTGGAACCCGGCACGGAGCTGACGCTCGCGCAGGGCCCCGCAACCGTGAAGGTGGCCGCGCTCCCCTTCCAGCGCTGA
- a CDS encoding cupin domain-containing protein has product MDVKHLSSFQDFSPEKLRKHNVFQSGRFFLDVYCLAPGQAQKPHHHATSDKVYIVLEGRCRFRVGAEEEAHGPGAAVFAPAGAEHGVVNDGPDSARLLVLMTPPPEHA; this is encoded by the coding sequence ATGGATGTGAAGCACCTGTCCTCCTTCCAGGACTTCTCCCCGGAGAAGCTCCGGAAGCACAACGTCTTTCAGTCCGGGCGCTTCTTCCTCGACGTGTACTGTCTCGCGCCCGGGCAGGCCCAGAAGCCGCACCACCATGCCACCTCGGACAAGGTCTACATCGTCCTGGAGGGCCGCTGCCGCTTCCGCGTCGGTGCCGAGGAAGAGGCCCATGGCCCTGGTGCCGCCGTCTTCGCCCCCGCGGGCGCAGAGCATGGTGTCGTCAATGATGGCCCCGACTCCGCCCGACTGCTCGTTCTGATGACCCCGCCCCCGGAGCATGCATGA